The DNA region GGATGCGGTCATAGGTGTCCCGAGATCGCTGCTGACGTGGCTCGACGCGGGGTTTGGCCATCCGGGGTCCACCAAGGTTCGACGCTGAAGCTGATGCGATGACCTTAGCGCTCGGCTCGGTCTCGCACACCGGAAATCGCCACGGGTGCGTTCCGACCGACGCACGGCGCCGCGATAGGTCACTGTAGAAGCATGAACATCCTGCAGGTGGGTCGCCTCGAACCACAGTTGGCCGAACTCGTGCAACAACGTCACAGCCCGCGGCGTCTTCCGGAGGGCGGCCGGCGCGCCCAATTCCTTGCCGAACACCGGGATTCGGTCACAGTGGTGCTGACCTCGGGCGGCCCGGTGGACGCCGAGCTGATCGCGGCGCTGCCGCGGCTCGGGGCGATCGTCAATAGCGGCGCGGGCGTGGACAATATCGACCTCGAGGCGGCCCGACGCAGACACATCGGTGTCAGCAACACCCCCGACGTGCTGACGGACACGGTCGCCGACACCGCGATCGGTCTGATTCTGATGACGTTGCGCCGGTTCGGCGCCGCGGATCGCTATGTGCGGGAAGGCCGTTGGGAAACCGAAGGCCCGTTTCCATACGCCCGGGACGTCAACGGACTGCGGGTCGGCATTCTCGGCCTGGGCCGAATCGGCACTGCGATTGCCGACCGGCTGCTGGCCTTCGGTTGTGTGTTGGCTTATCACAACCGACGCCGGCTCGAGGACTGCCCGTACCGGTACGCGGCCTCGCCGCAGGAGCTGGCCGAATCCGTGGACATCCTGGTGGTCGCCACCGCGGGTGGCGCAGGCACCGAAAAACTGGTCGGGCGCGCCGTTCTGGAAGCCCTCGGCTCCGACGGCTACCTGATCAACATCGCCCGCGGCAGCGTCGTCGACGAATTGGCACTCGTCGATGTGCTGGCCGCGGGCCGCCTCGCGGGCGCGGGACTGGATGTGTTCGCCGACGAACCCCAGGTGCCCGCCGCGCTGCGCGCCCTCGACAACGTGGTGCTGTTCCCGCACATCGGCAGCGCCACGGCCCGAACCCGGCGCGCGATGGCCGAATTGGCGTTGCGCAACCTCGAAAGTTACCTGACCAGCGCAGCGTTGGTGACGCCCGTGCTGCGGCCCGGCGGCTGAGTCGTCGCGGAATCAGCGGGTGACGAACTCAACGACGACTTCGCTGAAGGCGTCGTTGTCGTCGCCTGCGGCGGTGTGCCCGGCCTCGCCGAGTTCGACGAACTCGGCTTGCGGAACCTTGGCCAGAAAGTCGTTGACGCCCTCCGGGGAGACCACATCCGAGAGTTTGCCGCGGATCAGCAGGATGGGAATCTGAAGCCCGCTCACGGCCGTCTCCAGCTTGTCGGTGCGGGCGAACGGGTCATCGCCGGGCGCGGTCAAGAACGCGGGATCCCAATGCCAGTACCAGCGGCCGTCACGCTCGCGGAGATTTCTCTTCAAGCCGTCGGTGCTGCGTGGCTTGGCGCGGTGGGGCAGGTAGGCGGCGACCGCGTCGGCCGCATCCTCGAGCGAGTCGAAGCCGTCGACGTTGCCGAACATGAAATCGCGAATCCGCGCACTGCCCGACTTTTCGAACTTCGGGACCACGTCGACGAGGACCAGCTTGGTGACCTTGGCGCTGCCGGCGAGGCTGGCGACCAGCATTCCGGTCAACCCGCCCATGCTGGCACCGATCAGCGCCACCGGCCGCCCGATGGTGTCGAGGATCCGCAGCACGTCCTCGGCCATGGTTTCCAGCGCATAGTCCGCATTCGGTGCCCGGTCGCTGTCGCCGTGGCCGCGGCTGTCGATCGCGACGACGTGGAATCCCTGATCGGCCAGGACCTGGCCAGTGTTCTTCCAGGAGAACCGATTTTGGCCGCCGCCGTGCAGCAGCAGGATGCTGGGTCGGTCCGGGGCGGTTTCGCCGTCCGGTTGGCTCCATTCGTCGCCGACCAGAGTGATGCCACCGGCACCCTTGAACTCGACGGTCTGCGCTGTGCTCACCGGGCTGACGTTACCCAGGCGCGTCGCGGCGGCCCCCGGCGGCGTGCGTCGCGTGGTCAGAGACGGTCCCGCGACGCTCCGAGACGGGGTATTTGAGCTGGTCACGGACGTGTGGACGGGGCGACTAGACCTATGTCACACAACCCGGATCGGGATATGCAAGGATTCAGCTACCTACCGGTGGGTAGGGTCCGGGAGGTCTGTTGAAAGCGGCCATCCACCGCGAGGCGGTGGTGTACCTTTTCGGCAGTCCTGTGTCTTCAGTCACAGTGGTCACGCAGGAAGCAGGTGTCGCATGTCGGGAGGTGATCTGCCGCTTATGCAGCAAATGATCCCGCCCAGCTTGGATCCCCACGGACCAGCGCCTATCCCGGGGGAGGACCTGTAATGGCCACCGCCACCGCAGCGTTCGCGAAGCCCGTTCGGTCGATCGGCGGCTTCTTCGCGATGACCCTCGATACCTTCGTCGCGATGTTCAGGCCGCCGTTCGCGTGGCGCGAGTTCGTGCTGCAGGCGTGGTTCGTGGCGCGGGTCTCGATTGTTCCGACGCTGATGCTCGCGATCCCCTTCACGGTGCTGTTGGTCTTCACCTTCAACATCCTGTTGGTGGAGTTCGGCGCGGCCGACTTCTCCGGAACCGGCGCCGCCATCGGAACTGTCACCCAGATCGGCCCGATTGTCACCGTGCTCGTCGTGGCCGGGGCCGGCGCCACCGCAATGTGCGCCGATCTCGGCGCGCGCACCATCCGCGAGGAACTCGACGCGCTGCGCGTGATGGGCATCAACCCGATCCAGGCCCTCGTCGTACCGCGGGTACTGGCCGCCACCCTGGTCGCCCTGATGCTGGCGGCGTCGGTGGTCGTGGTCGGCATCGCCGGCGGCTTCCTGTTCTCGGTCTTCCTCCAGCACGTCACACCCGGCGCCTTCGTCGCCGGCCTCACGCTGATCACCGGACCCACCGACGTGGTGATCTGCCTCGTCAAGGCGACCCTGTTCGGCCTGTCGGCCGGTCTGATCGCTTGCTACAAGGGCATTTCGGTCGGTGGCGGCCCGGCCGGCGTCGGCAACGCCGTCAACGAGACCGTGGTCTTCACGTTCATCGCGCTGAACGTGATCAACCTGCTGGTGACCGCGGTCGGTGTGCAGGTGACGACATGACCGCCGCACCGAATACCGCCGTCCGGCTGCGCCGCACCCTGGGCGAGTGGTCCCAGGGCTGGAACCGCATCGGCCGGCAGACCAAGTTCTACGGCTACACGCTCAAGGGCGTCTGGGATGCCGTCGTCTACTACAAGGGCGAGGTGTTCCGGCTCATCGCCGCGATGGGGCTCGGCGCGGGGGCGCTGGCGGTCATCGGCGGCACCATCGCGATCGTCGGGTTCCTGACGCTGACCACCGGCGCGCTGGTCGCCGTCCAGGGCTACAGCCAGTTCGCGTCCATCGGCGTCGAGGCCCTCACCGGTTTCGCCTCCGCGTTCTTCAACGTCCGGTTGATCGCGCCGCTGACGGCCGGGGTCGGCATGGCCGCGACCATCGGCGCCGGGGCCACCGCGCAACTCGGCGCGATGCGCATCAACGAGGAGATCGACGCCCTGGAGGTGATGGGCATCCGCACCATCGCCTACCTGGCGTCCTCGCGGGTGATCGCCGGCGTGATCGTGGTGATCCCGCTGTACTGCGTCGCGGTGTTGATGTCGTTCTTCGCGGCCCGGGTCGGCACCACCATGTTCTACGGGCAGGCCACGGGCGTGTACGACCACTACTTCCGGACCTTCCTCAACCCGGTCGACCTGATCTGGTCGTTCCTGCAGGCTGTGGCGATGGCGCTGGTGATCATGCTGGTGCACACCTACTACGGCTTCACCGCTTCCGGCGGCCCCGCGGGCGTCGGGGAGGCGGTGGGCCGCGCGGTGCGCACCTCGCTGATCGTCGCAGCGTTGGTGACCGTGATGATCTCACTGGCCGTTTACGGTCAGTCCGGCAACTTCAACCTCTCCGGGTAAGCGGGCGCGGAAATATGGAACACGACGACCACACTGGCCTCCGCCCCGCATGGTGGACGCTGATCCTCATCATCTTCCTGGCGGCGCTGGTGTGGATCACCGCGGCGCTGTTCACCGGTTCGTTGAAGAAGTACGTCGATGTCACGCTGACCTCGGACCGGTCCGGGTTGGTGATGGAGTCCGGCGCCAAGGTCAAGCTGCGCGGCGTTCAGGTGGGCCGGGTCAGCACCATCCACGGCGGCACCACCGGACCGGACGCGGTGTCCCTGCGGCTGGAGATCAATCCCGATCAGGTCCAGCACATCCCGGCCAACGTGGGCGCGCAGATCCGCGCCACCACTGTCTTCGGCGCCAAGTTCGTCGATCTGCTGTACCCGGAGAACCCCAGCGAGCAGCGCCTCGCCGACGGGCAGGTCCTGCGGTCGCAGAACGTCAGCACCGAGGTCAACACGGTGTTCGAGAACCTCGTCGGGGTCCTCGATCAGGTCGACACCTCCAAGCTCAACGCCACCCTGTCGGCGTTGGCCGACGGTGTCCGCGGCCAGGGTGAACGGATCGGGCAGGCCACCACCGACGCCAATCAGGTTCTGCTGGCGCTGAATCCGCGCGCCGACACCATCCGCGCCGACTGGCAGTCGCTCCAGGGCTTCAGCGACACCTACAGCGCCGCAGCGAACAACATCGTCACCGTCCTCGACGCGGCCAGCACCACCAGCGTCACCGTCACCAACAACGCCAAGCAGTTGGACGCGTTGTTGCTCAACGTCATTGGCCTCTCCAACAGCGGTATCCAGTTGCTGGCGCCGAATCAGGCGAACCTGATCAACGCGATCAACGTGCTCGAACCCACCACCAACCTGCTGCACAAGTACAACCCCCAGTACACCTGCATGCTGGTCGGCGCGCACTGGCTGCTGGACAACGGCGGGTACGACGCGACCGGCGGCAACGGCAAGTCGTTCGTCGTCGACGGCGGCGCGCTGGCCGGCGACGACATCTACCGCTACCCCGACCACCTGCCGATCATCGGCGCCAAGGGCGGCCCGGGCGGAAAGCCCGGCTGTGGTTCACTGCCGGTCGTCGACGAGAACTGGCCGGTTCGCGCCCTGGTGACCAACACCGGTTGGGGCACCGGAGTCGACATCCGGCCCAACCCGGGCATCGGGTTCCCGGCCTGGGCCAACTACTTCCCGGTCACGCGCGGTATTCCGCAGCCGCCGAGTGTGCGCAACCTGTTCGGTGGGCCCGCACCGGGGCCGAACGTGGGCAACCCGCCGAAGGTCATCCCCGAACCGGGCGACTATCCCTATGGCGCTCAGATGTACGCACCCGACGGCACTCCGCTGTGGAACAATCTGCCCCCGGCGCCGCCGCCGGGCGCACCCCGGGACCCGGGTCCCACTCCGGGAACGGAGCCGTTCGTGGTGCCGTTCCCCGGCCAGGTGCCCTTCCCGAACCCGCCACCACCGGTCCCGGCGGCCCCATCGCCGTAGACCCACCGACGAAAATCCTGACCTGACAACCCGTATCGAGAGGTAACCGCAATGCGAGGCAACCTGGGCGCCGCCGCCTGGCGTCTGGCCGTGTTCATCGCGGTCTGCCTGTTGGGGATGTTTACGCTGTTCGCGGTGTTCGCCGAACTGCGGTTCGAGAAGGCCAGCGACTATCGGGCGCATTTCACCAATGTCACCGGTCTGGAGAACGACGACTTCGTCCGCATCGCGGGCGTGGAGGTCGGCAAGGTCAAGGGCATCAACGTCAACGACGACGGCACTGTGACAGTCGATTTCACGGCCGACGAGTCGGTGGTGCTGACCGAGGGCAGCCGCGCGGTGATCCGGTACGACGACCTCATCGGCGGCCGGTACCTGTCCCTGGTGGAGGGTGTCGGCGGTACCAAACGGATCAACCCGGGCGAGACCATCCCGTTGGCCCAGACCGAACCGGCGCTGGACCTCGATGCGCTGATCGGTGGCTTCCGGCCGCTGTTCCGGGCGTTGGAGCCCGAACAGATCAATGCGTTGTCGGGGCAGCTGATCAGCGCGCTGCAGGGACAGGGTGCGACCATCGGCTCGTTCCTGTCGCAGACCGCGGCCCTGACCAATACGTTGGCCGACCGCGATGAGCTCATCGGCGAGGTGATCGTCAACCTCAACACGGTCCTGGGATCTCTGGCGGGACAAAGCGATCAGTTCGCCAAGGGTGTCGAGGCCATCTCGGACCTGGTCGAGACCCTCGGGGAACGCAAGCAGGAGATCGCCAACGGCGTGGCCTACACCAGCGAGGCGGCCGGCACGGTTGCGGACCTGTTGTCGGCGGCCCGTCCGCCCCTGCAACAAGTGATCACCGAGACCGACCGGGCGGCGGGATTGGTGCTGGCCGACCACGACTACTTCGACAACCTGCTCAATACGCTGCCGGACTCGTATCAGGTGCTCAACCGACAAGGCATCTATGGCGACTTCTTCAGCTTTTACCTCTGTGATATCTCGTTGAAGCTCAACGGCAAGGGCGGTCAGCCGGTGTATGTGAAGGTGGCGGGCCAGGACAGTGGGAGGTGTGCGCCCCGATGAAGTCTTTCGCAGAGCGCAATCCCTACATCATCGGTCTGGTCGGCATCCTCGGAACGGTGGCGCTGATGCTGGCGGCGCTGAACTATCAGAACCTGCCGGGGTTCAGCCAGGGCAAGAGTTACAGCGCCTTCTTCGAAGACGCCGGTGGGCTGTATGACGGTGCCGCCGTCCAGGTTTCGGGCTTCGAGTCCGGTCGAGTGACCGGCATCTCGCTCGACGACCAGCGGGTGCTCGTCAAGTTCAAGGTGAACAAGGGCATTCGTCTCGGCGACCGTGCCGAGGCGGCCATCAAGACCAAGACCGTGCTGGGCACCAAGTACCTCGAGGTCACCCCGCGCGGCGAGGGCCAGTTGGGCGACACCATCCCGCTGGATCGCACCACCTCGCCGTATCAGCTGCCGGATGCGCTGGGTGATCTGACGATGACCATCAGCGGCCTGAACACCGATCAGCTCTCCGATTCGCTGCGGGTGCTGTCCGACACGTTCTCCGAGACGCCGCCGGACCTGAAGATCGCCGTCGAGGGCGTGGCGCGGTTCTCCGACGTCCTCAACGAGAAGGACGCGCAGCTGCGTGAGCTGTTGGCCAACGCGAACAAGTCCACCGGGATACTGGCCGAGCGCAGTGACCAGGTTGTCAGCCTGGTCAACGACACCAACGCCCTGATGGCCGAATTGCAGAGCCAGAGCGCGGCGCTGGACCAGATCTCCGGCAACATCTCCACCCTGAGCCGCCAACTGCGCGGCTTCATCGCCGAGAACCGCGAGACCATGCAGCCGGCCCTGGAGAAGCTCAACGGTGTGCTCGCCACGATCGACAACCGCAAGGACCGGGTCAAGAAGTCCATCAACATGTTGTCGACCTACGCGATGTCCCTCGGTGAGACCGTGGCCTCGGGACCGTTCTTCAAGTCCTACATCGCCAACCTGCTGCCGGGTCAGTTCGTGCAGCCGTTCATCGACGCTGCGTTCTCCGATCTGGGTCTCGATCCGAACGTGATGCTGCCGTCGGAGCTCACGGATCCGCAGGTCGGCCAGCCGGGAACCCCGGCGCTGCCGATGCCGTACCCGCGCACCGGTCAGGGCGGCGACCCGCGCCTGAACCTGCCGGACGCGATCACCGGCAACCCGGGCAATCAGGCTTGTGGGCCGCCCGGCATCCCGCTGTCCGGCACCAACTGCTACCCGTACCGGGATCCCGGACCCGCGCCGGCGCCGGGCGGACCGCCGCCGGGACCGCCCGCGGAGGCCCCGGCAGGGGTTGCCTCGACGCCGCAGCCGGTGCCGTCGCCGTTCCTGCAGCCGGGACCGGGTCAGACGCCGCCGGTGACCCAGGCCGTCGTGCCGGCACCCGCTCCGGAACCGCAGGGCCCCCGACCGGGCCCCGCCGCTGAAGGGGAGGCCGGCCAGTGAAGCTGACCCGTAACGCGACAATCGGTGTGGCCGTGGTGCTGGTGTTGACGCTGATCGGCGGCGCAGCGCTGCTGCTGCGCTCCGGCGGTCCGCTGCACCGCACCAACGTCGTGGCCTATTTCGACAACAGCAACGGCATCTTCGTCGGCGACGACGTGCGCATCCTTGGTGTGAACGTCGGCCGGATCGACAAGATCGAACCCGAGTACAACCGGGTCAAGATCTCGTTCTGGTACGACAGCGCGCACAAGGTCCCCGAAGACGCCATGGCGGCCATCCTGTCGCCGGCGCTGGTGACCGGACGCGCCATCCAGCTCACCCCGTCGTACTCCGGCGGACCGGTGCTGCCCAACAACGCTGTGATCGGGCAGGACCGCACCGCAGTTCCGGTGGAGTGGGCCGACTTCCGGGAGCAACTCAACCGGCTGGCCGAGAACCTCGAGCCCACCGAACCCGGCGGCGTCAGCACGCTGGGCGCGCTGGTGAACACGACCGCGGACAACCTGCGCGGTCAGGGTGCGAGCATCCGCGACACGGTGGTCAAGCTGTCGCAGGCGTTTTCGGCGCTCGGCGACCACAGCACCGACATTTTCAGCACCGTCAAGAATCTGTCGATCCTGGTGTCGGCGCTCCAGGACAGCACCGACGTGATGCGTCAGCTCAACCAGAACCTGGCGAACGTCACCGGCCTGCTCGCCGATGATCCCGGCGAAGTCGCCGCGGCCATCAGCGATCTCAACGCCGCGCTGGGCGATGTCCAGTCCTTCGTCGCCGACAACCGGGAGACGTTGGGCACCACGTCGGAGAAACTCGGTGCGGTCACCCAGACGCTGCACGACAGCCTCGACGACATCAAGCAGTTGCTCCACGTCGCGCCGAACACGCTGCAGAACTACGTGAACATCTATCAGCCGGCCCAGGGCGCGGCGACCAGCGCGTTGGCGATCTCGAACTTCCAGAACCCGGTCTCGTTCCTGTGCGGCGCAATTCAGGCGGCCTCCCGCCTGGGCGCCGAGCAGTCGGCGAAGCTGTGCACGCAGTATCTGGCGCCGATCGTCAAGAACCGGCAGTACAACTTCCTGCCCATCGGGCAGAACTTGTTCGTCGGCACGCAGGCCCGCCCGAACGAGGTGACCTTCAGCGAGGAGTGGCTGCGGCCGGATTACATCCCGCCGCCAGGGTCCGTCCCGCCGCCGGCTCCCGCCGATCCGGCCGCACCGCCGGCCGCGGGCCCGCCGTTGGCGGCCGAGCAGATGGTCGCGACCAACCCCGCCGACGGCTTGCCCGGCATGATGGTCCACTCCGGAGGTGGGCAATGACGCGAGTAGCGCAGATCAAGCGGGCCGCCGGGGCCGCGATGCTGGGCGCGCTGGCGACCGCGCTGACCGCGTGCAGCGGTTGGACCGGGCTGAACTCGCTGCCGCTGCCGGGCACCGAGGGGCACGGTCCGGACGCGTTCACGATTCAGGTCCAGATGCCCGACGTGGACAACATCGAGCAGAACTCGCGGGTGCGGGTCGGCGACGTCACCGTCGGCAACGTGACCAAGATCGAGCGCCAGGACTGGCATGCGTTGGTCACCATGAACCTCAACGGCAATGTCGACCTGCCGGCCAACGCGCGGGCCACCATCGGTCAGACCAGCCTGTTGGGGTCGCTGCACATCGAGTTGGCCCCGCCCGTCGACGTCGAGCCCGAAGGCCGGCTGCAGCAGGGTTCGCTGATCCCGCTGTCCTCGTCCGGCGCCTATCCCACCACCGAGCAGACGTTGGCGGCGGTGTCGCTGTTGCTCAATGGCGGTGGCGTGGGCCGGATCCAGGACATCACCACGGCCTTCGCGACGGCGTTCGACGGCCGGGAAGCCGACCTGCGCAGCCTGATCGAACAGCTCGACCTGTTCATCGCCTACAACAACGATCAAAAAGAAGACATCATCGCGGCCACCGAGAGCTTGAACAGCTTGGTGGGCCAGTTCGCCGACCAGAAGCCGGTGGTGGACAAGGCGCTCGAGACCGTTCCGGATGCGCTCGACGTCCTCAAGGAGCAGCGCACGGCCCTGGCTGATGCGTTGACGAAATTCGGCCAGTTCAGCGCGCTGACCGCCGATACCGTCAACCAGACCAAGGAGTCCCTGGTCCAGGAACTGCGCGATCTCGGTCCGGTGTTGAAGTCGCTGGCCGATGCGGGACCGTCGATGACGCGGGCGCTCAGTTTCTACCCGACCTTCCCGTGGCCCAAGGAAACGCTGGACAACTGGATGCGCGGCGACTACGGCAACCTCAGCCTGGTCTTCGACCTCACGCTGAGCCGCATCGACACCGGTTTCTTCACCGGAACCCGGTGGGAAGGTGATCTGACCGAGCTGGAATTGCAGTGGGGCCGGACCATCGGTCAGCTGCCGAGCCCGTACACGGCCGGCAACCCGCTGATCATGCCGTACCGCTGGGATCAGGGGCGCTAATGCATTTGACACGCAAGACCCTCACGCAGATGTCGATCCTGATCCTCATCGCGCTGGTGGCCGGCTCCGTCATGGTCTTCAACTTCATCGGACTGCCCGGCATGCTGTTCGGCATCGGCCAGTACAACGTCTCGGTCCAACTGCGCGACGGCGGTGGCCTGTACGAGCGGGCCAACGTCACCTACCGCGGCACCGAGGTCGGACGGGTCAAGGAGGTCCGACTCACCGATCAGGGCGTGGTCGCCGACCTCACCTTGGAGTCGAAGATCGAGATCCCCGCCGACCTGGACGCCTCCGTGGGCAGCGTGTCCGCGGTCGGCGAGCAGTACGTCGACCTGGTCCCGCGCAGCGGTAATCCGCCGTATCTGCAGGACGGCGACGTGATTCCGCTGGATCGCACCTTCGTCCCGATCGACGTCAACGCCGTGTTGGACTCCACCAACCGTGGCCTGCAGGCGATTCCGCAGGAGAACCTCTCCACGGTGGTCGACGAGGCCTACACCGCCGTCGGCGGACTGGGCCCGGAGTTGTCGCGCCTGGTGAAGGGCTCGACCCAGCTGGCCATCGACGCACGGGCCAACCTCGGCGAGCTGACGACGCTGATCGATCAGTCCGGCCCGGTGCTGGACTCCCAGACCGACACCTCCGGCGCCGTCCAGCGCTGGGCCGCGAACCTGGCGAGCATCACCGGGCAGTTGAAGCAGGAGGACCCGGCGGTTGCCGGTGTGCTCCAGCAGGGCCCCGGCGCGGCCGACGAGGTGCGTGCGCTGTTCGACGAGCTGCAGCCCAGCCTGCCGATCCTGTTGGCGAACCTGGTCAGTGTGGGCGAAGTGGCGGTCACCTACCAGCCCGGCCTCGAGCAGCTGCTGGTGTTGCTGCCGCAGGGCGCGGCAGTGACGTCGGCGATCGGTGTCGCCAACCGGCACACCCGACAGGACTACCGCGGCGCGTACCTGAGCTTCAACCTGAACCTCAACCTGCCGCCGCCGTGCGTCACCGGCTACATTCCGGCTTCTCAGAAGCGGGTGCCCGCCGCCGTCGACCACCCCGACCGTCCCGCCGGCGATGTGTACTGCCGCGTTCCGCAGGACTCGGCGTTCAACGTCCGCGGTGCCCGCAACATCCCCTGCACGACGGTGCCTGGTAAACGTGCCCCGACCGTGCGGATGTGCGAAAGCGACGAGGTTTACCAGCCGCTCAACGACGGATTCAACTGGAAGGGCGACCCTAACGCGACGAACTCGGGACAGGCTGTCCCGCAGTTGCCGCCGGGCGTCTCACCTGCGGAAGCACAGCCTGCTGCGGCACCACCGGCGCCGCCGATCGCAGCCGCTGAATACGAGCCGAGCAGCGGCACGTACGTTGGACCGGACGGGCAGATCTACACTCAAGCCAATCTGGCCCAAAATGCCGCAGAGGAGCAAACATGGCAGACGATGCTGCTGCCCCCGAAGGGGAACTGACCGAGTCGACCGGAACGGAGTCGACCGGAACCCCCGAGGAGACAACGGAATCGCCGCAGGACGCCACTCAGGAAGCCAGTACCGACGACGCCGCGATCGCCGGGAGCGATGCGGCGGACGACACCGGCGACGTCGCCGAGTCCGGCTCCGCGGAAAGCGAGCCGAAGCCGGGACGGGCGCGGCGCTTTGCCGCCGCCGGTGTGGCGGTGCTGCTGGCGCTCGGGTTGGTCGGCGGGCTCGGCTGGCTGGGCTGGTCGGTGTACCAGCAGCAGCAGGCCGAGCAGCAGCGCGACCTCTTCGTCCAGGTGGGGCGGCAGGCCGCGATCAACCTGACGACCATCGACTTCGAAGACGCCGAGGGCGGGGTGCAGCGCATCCTGGATTCGGCCACTGGCACCTTCTACGACGACTTCTCGCAGCGGTCCGGACCGTTCACCGAAGTGGTCAAGCAGGCCCAGTCCAAGTCCTCCGGCGAGGTGACCGCCGCGGGCCTGGAATCCGAGGAGGCCGACCGCGCGCAGGTGCTGGTGGCGGTCACTGTTCAGACCTCCAACGCCGGTGCTCCCGAGCAGGCCCCGCGCATGTGGCGGATGCGGATCTCGGTGGAGAACACTGACGACGGCCAGGTCAAGGTCTCGAACGTGGAGTTTGTGCCGTGACGAACCCCGAGGACCCGAACACCGTGCCAGAGAAGGAAGCCCCCGCCGTGTCCGCCGAGAACGACGACCTGACCCCGACGGAGTCCGCCGCGGCTGCCGAGACCACCGAGGCCGCTGCGGCCACGGATGCCACCGAGACCACGGTGGCCGCTGACAGTGCGGAGACCGCCGAGGACAGCGACGCCGCCGAAACCGCGGCGGACATCGAGGCGGCTGAGGCCGCCGAAACCACCAAGGCCGACGCGGCCGGTGCGGGCAAGGTCAAGCGCGCCGTCGCGCTGACGGTGGTGCTGTGCGTGTTGCTGGCCGCCGTGCTGGTGGGCGCCGGCTTCCTGGGCTGGAAGTACTACTCGGGGCAGACCGCCGAGACCGCGCGCATCGAAACCGTGCAGGTCGCCAAGGACGCCACCGTGAAGCTGTTGTCCTACAAGCCCGAGACGGTCGAGGAAGAGCTGACCGCCGCCGCGGACCTGTTGTCCGGGGGCTTCCGCGATTCGTACACCGAGCTGACCAACGACGTGGTGATCCCCGGCGCCAAGGAGCAGAGCATCTCGGCGGTGGCCAACGTGCCGGCCGCCGCGTCGATGTCGGCGGAGTCCGACCGCGCCGAGGTGCTGGTCTTCGTCAACCAGACGGTGATCGTCGGCGACGGCGCGCCGACCGCCACCGCCTCGAGCGTCAAGGTGACGCTGGAGAAGGTCGACGGCGACTGGCGGATCTCCGGCTTCGACCCGGTGTAGTCTGCGCCGGCATGGACAGCGAACCGCGCTGGATGGATGTCGAGGTACCCGCGGGGCAGCTGCGGGCCCTGAGCTGGGGTCCCGAGGATGCACCAATCGCGTTGTGCCTGCACGGCTTTCCTGACACCGCTTACGGTTGGCGGAAAATGGCCCCGCAGCTCGTCGACGCCGGCTATCGCGTGGTGGCCCCGTTCCTGCGCGGGTACGTGCCGTCGTCGCTGCCCTCGGATGGCAGCTATCACATCGGCGCATTGATGGACGACGCCCTGCGGATCCGCGAGGCGGCCGGGCCCACCGACCGC from Mycolicibacterium sp. MU0053 includes:
- a CDS encoding MCE family protein, producing MTRNATIGVAVVLVLTLIGGAALLLRSGGPLHRTNVVAYFDNSNGIFVGDDVRILGVNVGRIDKIEPEYNRVKISFWYDSAHKVPEDAMAAILSPALVTGRAIQLTPSYSGGPVLPNNAVIGQDRTAVPVEWADFREQLNRLAENLEPTEPGGVSTLGALVNTTADNLRGQGASIRDTVVKLSQAFSALGDHSTDIFSTVKNLSILVSALQDSTDVMRQLNQNLANVTGLLADDPGEVAAAISDLNAALGDVQSFVADNRETLGTTSEKLGAVTQTLHDSLDDIKQLLHVAPNTLQNYVNIYQPAQGAATSALAISNFQNPVSFLCGAIQAASRLGAEQSAKLCTQYLAPIVKNRQYNFLPIGQNLFVGTQARPNEVTFSEEWLRPDYIPPPGSVPPPAPADPAAPPAAGPPLAAEQMVATNPADGLPGMMVHSGGGQ
- a CDS encoding MCE family protein, producing MKSFAERNPYIIGLVGILGTVALMLAALNYQNLPGFSQGKSYSAFFEDAGGLYDGAAVQVSGFESGRVTGISLDDQRVLVKFKVNKGIRLGDRAEAAIKTKTVLGTKYLEVTPRGEGQLGDTIPLDRTTSPYQLPDALGDLTMTISGLNTDQLSDSLRVLSDTFSETPPDLKIAVEGVARFSDVLNEKDAQLRELLANANKSTGILAERSDQVVSLVNDTNALMAELQSQSAALDQISGNISTLSRQLRGFIAENRETMQPALEKLNGVLATIDNRKDRVKKSINMLSTYAMSLGETVASGPFFKSYIANLLPGQFVQPFIDAAFSDLGLDPNVMLPSELTDPQVGQPGTPALPMPYPRTGQGGDPRLNLPDAITGNPGNQACGPPGIPLSGTNCYPYRDPGPAPAPGGPPPGPPAEAPAGVASTPQPVPSPFLQPGPGQTPPVTQAVVPAPAPEPQGPRPGPAAEGEAGQ
- a CDS encoding tetratricopeptide repeat protein gives rise to the protein MADDAAAPEGELTESTGTESTGTPEETTESPQDATQEASTDDAAIAGSDAADDTGDVAESGSAESEPKPGRARRFAAAGVAVLLALGLVGGLGWLGWSVYQQQQAEQQRDLFVQVGRQAAINLTTIDFEDAEGGVQRILDSATGTFYDDFSQRSGPFTEVVKQAQSKSSGEVTAAGLESEEADRAQVLVAVTVQTSNAGAPEQAPRMWRMRISVENTDDGQVKVSNVEFVP
- a CDS encoding virulence factor Mce family protein, producing MTRVAQIKRAAGAAMLGALATALTACSGWTGLNSLPLPGTEGHGPDAFTIQVQMPDVDNIEQNSRVRVGDVTVGNVTKIERQDWHALVTMNLNGNVDLPANARATIGQTSLLGSLHIELAPPVDVEPEGRLQQGSLIPLSSSGAYPTTEQTLAAVSLLLNGGGVGRIQDITTAFATAFDGREADLRSLIEQLDLFIAYNNDQKEDIIAATESLNSLVGQFADQKPVVDKALETVPDALDVLKEQRTALADALTKFGQFSALTADTVNQTKESLVQELRDLGPVLKSLADAGPSMTRALSFYPTFPWPKETLDNWMRGDYGNLSLVFDLTLSRIDTGFFTGTRWEGDLTELELQWGRTIGQLPSPYTAGNPLIMPYRWDQGR
- a CDS encoding MCE family protein, with amino-acid sequence MHLTRKTLTQMSILILIALVAGSVMVFNFIGLPGMLFGIGQYNVSVQLRDGGGLYERANVTYRGTEVGRVKEVRLTDQGVVADLTLESKIEIPADLDASVGSVSAVGEQYVDLVPRSGNPPYLQDGDVIPLDRTFVPIDVNAVLDSTNRGLQAIPQENLSTVVDEAYTAVGGLGPELSRLVKGSTQLAIDARANLGELTTLIDQSGPVLDSQTDTSGAVQRWAANLASITGQLKQEDPAVAGVLQQGPGAADEVRALFDELQPSLPILLANLVSVGEVAVTYQPGLEQLLVLLPQGAAVTSAIGVANRHTRQDYRGAYLSFNLNLNLPPPCVTGYIPASQKRVPAAVDHPDRPAGDVYCRVPQDSAFNVRGARNIPCTTVPGKRAPTVRMCESDEVYQPLNDGFNWKGDPNATNSGQAVPQLPPGVSPAEAQPAAAPPAPPIAAAEYEPSSGTYVGPDGQIYTQANLAQNAAEEQTWQTMLLPPKGN